One region of Labrus bergylta chromosome 23, fLabBer1.1, whole genome shotgun sequence genomic DNA includes:
- the LOC114917777 gene encoding interferon gamma 1, whose translation MSSCCGSVCLLVLLGVVLAIGSPLHSNSEELKDHHESIANILNLKRPEISTRPLFNSVIHSINTSCQRKEELQLMNATLDVYMRIFSSVLKHSNNPQTPTLLDQFPQAESDLKNLQEKTEKMKTRLDNLSQLNHNKEDVLCKLNSIKVDDHEVQKRALAQFREVYRAASVIDRRCGPAHSSA comes from the exons ATGTCTTCGTGCTGTGGTTCAGTGTGTCTACTGGTCTTGCTGGGAGTTGTCTTGGCAATTGGGAGTCCTCTCCATTCTAACTCTGAGGAACTGAAAGATCACCACGAGTCCATCGCAAACATTCTG aatCTGAAGAGGCCGGAGATCAGTACTCGTCCTCTCTTCAATTCTGTCATCCATAGCATCAACACCTCCTGCCAG agaaaagaagaacttCAGCTCATGAACGCCACTCTGGACGTCTACATGAGGATCTTCTCCAGCGTGTTGAAGCACAGCAACAACCCCCAGACCCCGACTCTGCTGGACCAATTTCCTCAGGCGGAGTCGGATCTGAAGAATCTTCAGGAGAAGACGGAGAAGATGAAGACACGCCTGGACAACCTGAGCCAGCTGAACCACAACAAAGAGGACGTGCTCTGCAAACTGAACAGTATAAAG GTTGACGACCACGAGGTTCAGAAGAGGGCTCTGGCTCAGTTCAGAGAGGTTTACCGGGCGGCTTCTGTGATTGACCGCAGATGTGGCCCCGCCCACTCCTCTGCTTAA